In Leptolyngbya sp. NIES-2104, the genomic window TGCGGTAAATCCAGCCTGAATTGCTGTGAATTTTTCCGCAAACTGTCGCAGCGGATCGAACAATCGTTGAGCATACAAAATAAACGTTGAAAGCACCCCGAAGCTAAGATTTCCGCCTGTTATGAGCCAACCGCCGATCGCGAGAACTCCAGAGATCGCAATCAATGAAACCCACTCCAATGTGGCAGACACAGCGGAATCATGGAAAATTGTACGATCGACTTCTTTGATATAGCGCTCATTCACCTGACGATAGAGGTCGCTGTTAAACTTCTCACGTCGAAACAGTTGCACTACTCCGATGCCCGTAATATTTTCTTGCAGCATCGAGTTCAGTTCTGAGAGTTCTTCACGCGCTCGATAGTTCGCTTTGCGATATTGCTGCTGAAAATAAACAATCAATGCAGTGACCGGAACAAGCATCAGAATTAGAAACAATGCAAGCTGCCACTGAGTCAAGAACATCGCCCCAGCGATGACAAGCATTGTGAACAGATCGCCAATTACACCGATCGCTCCAGTTGAAAAGACCTCTCCCAGCGCTTCGACATCACTGGTTAAGCGCGTGATCAACTTACCGACGGGAGTTCGATCGAAGAATCGCACCGCTAATGAAGTCACATGATCAAACAAATCATTCCGAATGTTCGCTGTGATTCGCTGACCGACATTCTGAACCAGAAAGCCTTGAGACGCATCAAAGAACAACCGTAAAACAACCGTCGTCAGTAACACTAAAGTTAGAGCATTCAAGCCTTGCGCGATCGTTAAACCCCGCAGAAAACCAAACGGAAAATCGTAAGCAGACGGTTCTTGCTTGAGAAGAGAAACCGCTCTTCCGATCAAAATCGGCTGTAGTGTACTCGCGATCGCAGATGGCACGAGAAACACCATCGACAACAGCAACAATCGGGCATTTCGACGGGCATAAGGGGCGAGACGAAGAAACAAACGCCAGTCAGTTTCTTTAGGGCGGCGAGAAGAAATCATACGATCGAAGCAGTAAGTTGGTTGCGAATTTGTTCAATGTGCTGGCTGATGTTGTCTGTATCCAGTCGATAACTCAGTGGGTGAGCAATCAATCGAGCGGTACTGTGAAACAGCACATCAATTTCAATCAAGCCGTTTTCTCTCAAGGTGTTCCCGGTTGCGACCAAATCCACGATCGCTTCTGACATTCCCGTAATCGGACCGAGTTCAACCGATCCAGACAGCGGCACAATTTCCACAGGTAGATCTAAATTCTCAAAATACTCTCGCGCACAGTGGACGAATTTAGAAGCGACTCGACCGTGCAGCGGTAATTCTAACGACGATCGATAAGGACTCGATGCTTTCACTGCCACTGACATCCGGCATTGTCCAAACCCCAAATCGATCAGATGTGCCACATTTGGAGCCTTTTCTTTCAGCACGTCATAGCCAACAATTCCAAGCTGTGCTTGACCGTACTCGACATACACAGAGACATCCGAATTTCGCACCAAGAGCGCTTTGGCGGTATTCGTTGGATCGGTAATCTGAAGTTGTCGGTTGCCGGATTCGAGAAACGCGCTAAAATCTAGCCCGATCGCTTTGAATAACCGAATACTGTCTTTTAATAATGCGCCTTTGGGCAATGCAACCGTCAACATATCAATCAAAATGATTAGGGGAATCTCTATATTAGATCTTGGTTGATCAATTTTTTCTCGATCGAATGGCATGAAAATTCTGTTGGTGGACGATGAAATCGAAATGGCGGAACCTTTAAGCCGTTTGCTGACGCGGGAAGGGTATGAAGTCGATGTCGCATCTGAAGGCGATCGCGGTTTACAACTCGCATCAGGAAGCCAGTACGATCTCTTAATTCTCGATTGGATGCTACCGGGAAAATCAGGCTTAGAAATCTGCCAAAGTTTACGATCGCGGGGAGATGCCACCCCCGTTTTATTTCTCACTGCCAAAGATACGATCGACGATCGCGTTCAGGGACTCGATGCAGGCGCAGATGATTACATTGTCAAACCGTTTGAACTGCGAGAATTATTGGCGCGAGTGAGAGCCTTATTAAGACGACCAACCACGATCGAGCCTGTTGCGATCGCTCGATTAAAAGTCGAAGATTTAGAATTAGATTTACAAAATCAAGTCGCCTATCGCAATGGAAGAGCGATCGAGCTTTCAGAAAAAGAAAGTCAACTCTTAGCGTATTTAAT contains:
- a CDS encoding ABC transporter ATP-binding protein encodes the protein MISSRRPKETDWRLFLRLAPYARRNARLLLLSMVFLVPSAIASTLQPILIGRAVSLLKQEPSAYDFPFGFLRGLTIAQGLNALTLVLLTTVVLRLFFDASQGFLVQNVGQRITANIRNDLFDHVTSLAVRFFDRTPVGKLITRLTSDVEALGEVFSTGAIGVIGDLFTMLVIAGAMFLTQWQLALFLILMLVPVTALIVYFQQQYRKANYRAREELSELNSMLQENITGIGVVQLFRREKFNSDLYRQVNERYIKEVDRTIFHDSAVSATLEWVSLIAISGVLAIGGWLITGGNLSFGVLSTFILYAQRLFDPLRQFAEKFTAIQAGFTAVERVSEILNEPIEIRDRADGHTPPSSNAGEIRFEKVWFAYKSDEYVLQDLDFTIRPGEQVALVGPTGAGKSSIIRLLSRLYEPTRGRILLDGVDIRDLPQAELRRRMAIILQDGFLFAGDVKSNITLGESYSFEQVRSAAEQTNVDRLIEQLPQGYDTMLRERGTNLSGGQKQLLAFARAAIRDPKILVLDEATASLDVGTEALIQDALERLLEDRTAIIIAHRLSTIRNVDRILVLKRGQLVESGTHEELLNVGGLYASLYHLQMLES
- the hisG gene encoding ATP phosphoribosyltransferase, whose product is MLTVALPKGALLKDSIRLFKAIGLDFSAFLESGNRQLQITDPTNTAKALLVRNSDVSVYVEYGQAQLGIVGYDVLKEKAPNVAHLIDLGFGQCRMSVAVKASSPYRSSLELPLHGRVASKFVHCAREYFENLDLPVEIVPLSGSVELGPITGMSEAIVDLVATGNTLRENGLIEIDVLFHSTARLIAHPLSYRLDTDNISQHIEQIRNQLTASIV
- the rppA gene encoding two-component system response regulator RppA codes for the protein MKILLVDDEIEMAEPLSRLLTREGYEVDVASEGDRGLQLASGSQYDLLILDWMLPGKSGLEICQSLRSRGDATPVLFLTAKDTIDDRVQGLDAGADDYIVKPFELRELLARVRALLRRPTTIEPVAIARLKVEDLELDLQNQVAYRNGRAIELSEKESQLLAYLMRQPNQLLTHEQISQYLWSDSEKPTSNALVAQIRLLRRKVEAKGETPLITTVYGKGYRFGSP